A single window of Marinobacter sp. LA51 DNA harbors:
- a CDS encoding flagella synthesis protein FlgN has protein sequence MAAIDELKELLLQDVKQLAVLTDILDKEKACLSASDVRALQALTAEKNQLLAQIRERAKQKIHALVAMGYKPESGAPSRFIQSAGLTELIDLWKRADEQMRQCQALNQHNGRVMGHLQKRLSRLTDIFRGATGQQKLYGQQGQQTSVSSRTILASA, from the coding sequence ATGGCTGCTATCGATGAATTGAAAGAGCTTCTGCTGCAAGACGTGAAACAGCTTGCGGTTTTGACGGACATCCTTGATAAGGAAAAAGCCTGCCTGTCCGCCTCCGATGTCCGTGCGCTGCAGGCGCTGACCGCAGAAAAAAATCAGCTTCTCGCACAGATAAGGGAGCGGGCAAAACAGAAGATCCACGCTCTCGTCGCCATGGGCTACAAGCCGGAGAGCGGTGCACCTTCCCGATTTATTCAAAGTGCCGGCCTGACCGAACTTATTGATCTCTGGAAACGTGCCGATGAGCAAATGCGCCAGTGTCAGGCCCTGAATCAGCACAACGGGCGGGTTATGGGCCACCTGCAAAAACGCCTCTCACGACTGACCGATATTTTCCGCGGTGCTACCGGCCAGCAAAAGCTTTATGGCCAGCAAGGCCAGCAGACCTCAGTATCAAGCAGAACCATTCTGGCCAGCGCCTGA
- a CDS encoding CheR family methyltransferase, with translation MKAEITPQEYEAFKTFLQDACGILLGENKQYLVKSRLRRILEENELNSLGELLDRLKRTGRASLREVVIDAMTTNETLWFRDNHPFRILQEKLLPEFAERKTAQPLRLWSAACSTGQEPYSVGMILEEFRRQRPGRLRDVKITATDISKSVLEVARRGEYEMIAIGRGLSPERQKQFFTPSLNGGWQIRPQLKSMVEFKELNLLERYMLGKFDIVMCRNVLIYFSAELKKDILTRIHATLNPGGYLILGASESLNGLPDLYEMVQCHPGIIYRKK, from the coding sequence ATGAAAGCGGAAATAACGCCACAGGAATATGAAGCCTTCAAAACGTTCCTGCAGGATGCGTGCGGCATTTTGCTGGGCGAAAATAAACAATATCTGGTTAAGAGCCGCCTTCGTCGAATCCTGGAAGAAAACGAACTCAACTCCCTGGGTGAACTGCTCGACCGACTGAAACGGACGGGTAGGGCGAGCCTCCGTGAAGTGGTCATCGATGCGATGACCACTAACGAAACGCTCTGGTTTCGAGACAATCATCCGTTCCGAATCCTGCAGGAAAAGCTGCTGCCAGAGTTTGCCGAGCGTAAAACGGCTCAGCCTCTTCGGCTTTGGTCCGCGGCCTGCTCCACGGGGCAGGAGCCCTATTCGGTGGGCATGATTTTGGAAGAGTTCCGGCGTCAACGGCCGGGGCGCCTGCGTGATGTAAAAATTACCGCCACCGACATCTCCAAAAGTGTTCTCGAAGTGGCGCGCCGGGGCGAATACGAAATGATCGCCATCGGGCGTGGACTCTCTCCGGAACGGCAAAAACAGTTCTTCACGCCCTCGCTCAACGGTGGCTGGCAAATTCGCCCGCAGCTCAAGAGTATGGTTGAGTTCAAGGAGCTGAACCTGCTGGAGCGTTACATGCTTGGGAAATTCGACATCGTGATGTGTCGTAATGTCCTCATCTATTTCTCGGCAGAGCTCAAGAAAGACATCCTTACCCGCATCCATGCCACCCTGAATCCTGGTGGTTACCTCATCCTAGGTGCCTCTGAATCGCTGAACGGTCTGCCCGACTTGTATGAAATGGTGCAGTGTCACCCGGGTATTATTTACAGGAAAAAATAG
- the flgA gene encoding flagellar basal body P-ring formation chaperone FlgA — protein sequence MRITIFSIALVMSGVTGGVSAQTTAMEIEEAATRYLTAFSEAQSEQGYDVTFEPGSVDSRLSLASCEQPLAVEFTGDPWRSTHPSLQVACDGKRPWRMFVTASVSINGPALVAARPLARGERITADMVTTESVVVNASRRGVLGNADDVQGMEIRRPINAGSVITPDLLSAPDAVERGDHVIIFAKSGAFSVTSRGKALANASVGEQVLVENLRSARTVRANVIAPGRVEIPM from the coding sequence ATGCGCATCACCATTTTTAGCATCGCTCTAGTAATGTCCGGCGTCACGGGCGGCGTATCGGCCCAGACGACGGCCATGGAGATTGAGGAGGCTGCAACGCGCTATCTAACCGCCTTTTCGGAGGCGCAGTCTGAGCAAGGCTATGACGTCACCTTTGAGCCGGGCAGTGTTGACAGCAGGCTTTCCCTGGCTAGTTGTGAGCAGCCATTGGCCGTTGAGTTCACCGGTGATCCCTGGCGCAGCACCCATCCGTCCCTGCAGGTCGCGTGTGACGGTAAACGCCCCTGGCGTATGTTTGTGACCGCGTCGGTTTCCATCAATGGCCCCGCCCTGGTGGCAGCACGACCGCTGGCCCGTGGGGAGCGCATTACCGCCGATATGGTCACCACCGAATCGGTCGTGGTAAATGCCAGTCGCCGAGGCGTGCTGGGCAACGCCGATGATGTACAGGGCATGGAAATTCGTCGGCCAATCAATGCAGGGTCCGTGATTACCCCCGACCTCCTCTCCGCTCCCGACGCAGTGGAACGGGGCGATCATGTTATTATCTTCGCCAAGAGTGGAGCTTTCTCGGTAACATCCCGAGGCAAAGCCCTGGCAAATGCCTCGGTCGGCGAACAGGTATTGGTTGAGAACCTCCGATCTGCCCGGACGGTTCGGGCCAATGTCATCGCACCGGGGCGTGTTGAGATTCCGATGTAA
- a CDS encoding flavin reductase family protein, with product MFIDFENMDATEAYHILTQTVVPRPVAWVLSENPDGDYNLAPFSFFTPITSNPPVLMFSVGRKPTDNAFKDTRVNIEARKDFVVHIAHRELAGAMTATSRTLPHGESELADLGLELTPMEGSRLARLKDCHVAFACELYDIKEIGEAPQTLVFGVVKGVYVSDQATRFDDKGRLKIDAAAVDPIGRLGGSEYVTFGDILKIPRPS from the coding sequence ATGTTTATCGATTTCGAGAACATGGATGCGACCGAGGCTTACCACATTCTGACCCAGACCGTGGTACCTCGTCCGGTTGCCTGGGTGCTGAGTGAAAATCCCGATGGCGACTATAACCTGGCGCCGTTCTCATTCTTTACACCCATCACCAGCAATCCTCCGGTGTTGATGTTCTCGGTGGGGCGAAAGCCCACGGACAATGCCTTCAAGGACACGCGGGTGAATATCGAGGCTCGTAAGGATTTTGTCGTCCATATCGCCCACCGGGAACTGGCTGGCGCCATGACGGCCACATCCCGCACCTTGCCGCACGGTGAGTCGGAGCTGGCGGATCTGGGGCTGGAGCTCACGCCGATGGAAGGCTCCCGCCTGGCACGGCTCAAGGATTGCCACGTTGCTTTCGCCTGTGAGCTCTATGACATCAAGGAAATCGGGGAAGCGCCCCAGACTCTGGTATTTGGCGTGGTGAAAGGAGTCTACGTGAGTGACCAGGCGACCCGTTTCGATGATAAAGGCCGGTTAAAGATCGATGCCGCGGCGGTGGACCCCATCGGTCGCCTGGGCGGCAGCGAATACGTGACCTTTGGTGATATTCTTAAGATTCCTCGCCCCTCCTGA
- the flgM gene encoding flagellar biosynthesis anti-sigma factor FlgM: MSVDLNGIGPGQVNTQRTTADKSSSSQGTQPASSEQAKTQAQSARGESVSLSNQAKNLKQLEQKLGDYPEMDDDRIAEIRSALESGTYKIDAEKLAQKMLEMDESIFG; this comes from the coding sequence ATGTCAGTTGACTTAAATGGAATTGGCCCCGGCCAGGTCAACACCCAGAGAACCACGGCCGATAAGTCCTCCAGCAGCCAGGGCACCCAGCCGGCAAGCAGCGAACAGGCTAAAACCCAGGCCCAGTCCGCTCGCGGCGAAAGCGTTAGCCTCAGCAATCAGGCAAAAAACCTGAAGCAGCTGGAACAGAAGCTGGGTGATTATCCCGAGATGGATGACGACCGAATTGCAGAAATCCGGTCAGCACTCGAGAGCGGAACCTACAAAATTGATGCAGAGAAACTGGCCCAGAAAATGCTTGAGATGGATGAAAGCATTTTTGGGTGA
- the mnmC gene encoding bifunctional tRNA (5-methylaminomethyl-2-thiouridine)(34)-methyltransferase MnmD/FAD-dependent 5-carboxymethylaminomethyl-2-thiouridine(34) oxidoreductase MnmC: protein MPDELLSPSIETAELTWQDGVPESTQFGDVYFNREDGLAESRYVFLRPNRLSERFTSVPAGGSFVVAESGFGTGLNFLATWQAWREHATNQSATLHFVSVERFPLKRDDLVRALASWPELAPLAAELADKYPPMTRGAHRILLDGGRVRLTLYLGDVREAWQALQFKADAWFLDGFSPACNPEMWQDQALALISAHSKPGATLATFTSVSRVRQALESAGFTMNIAPGFGRKRDMLAGTLPAEVVSDQDPRANSVAIIGAGIAGCLLARNLSERGFPVTLIDSATGPGAGASGNLQGATYVKLGVEFNDQTELALTALCFTQRFYNRFRDQHWHPTGLLQLAWREQEQDRQRRFLNRNAYPADVFYPVDQHQAEQLTGVPTQTGGLWFPRSGWLEPAKLCKELAAHPLIRQQFQTDVLQLQRLTHAWTIKPATGPEIVADRVVICAGHLTPSLLPVSGRFRLKKIRGQVTHLESHSLTSPRSVICGPRYLNPAHGGVAVVGATFDLRDDNPDPTVVSHEQNLNELTDLLPGILDNTEGLEESVEGRVSFRCATHDYQPVADELCDSEGQLSPNLFMFTGLGSKGLTYAPLLAEYLADRLSNQPQCLPTRLMRRLASRRLHQSE from the coding sequence ATGCCCGACGAGCTGCTCTCACCCAGTATCGAAACCGCTGAACTGACCTGGCAGGACGGTGTCCCGGAATCAACCCAGTTCGGGGACGTCTATTTCAATCGTGAAGACGGGCTGGCCGAGAGCCGGTACGTGTTTCTTCGCCCCAACCGGCTTTCTGAACGGTTTACGTCGGTTCCAGCGGGTGGCAGCTTTGTGGTGGCCGAGTCCGGGTTCGGAACGGGGCTTAATTTTCTCGCCACCTGGCAGGCTTGGCGGGAGCATGCGACCAACCAGTCCGCCACCCTGCATTTTGTATCGGTAGAGCGCTTTCCCCTGAAACGGGACGACCTGGTTCGGGCCCTTGCCTCATGGCCGGAGCTGGCCCCACTTGCCGCCGAGCTAGCTGACAAGTATCCACCGATGACCCGCGGCGCGCATCGCATTCTGCTCGATGGCGGCCGGGTTCGGCTAACGCTTTACCTGGGAGATGTCCGTGAAGCCTGGCAGGCGCTCCAGTTCAAGGCCGACGCCTGGTTCCTTGATGGTTTTTCTCCGGCCTGTAATCCGGAGATGTGGCAGGATCAGGCTCTTGCGTTGATCAGCGCGCACAGCAAGCCGGGCGCGACACTGGCCACCTTTACCTCGGTGAGCCGAGTTCGGCAGGCACTCGAAAGCGCTGGCTTCACCATGAACATCGCGCCGGGATTCGGACGCAAAAGAGACATGCTGGCGGGTACGCTACCGGCTGAAGTTGTGTCAGACCAAGATCCGCGCGCGAATTCAGTTGCAATCATCGGCGCGGGCATTGCCGGCTGCCTGCTCGCCCGCAATCTCTCCGAGCGCGGCTTTCCGGTGACGCTGATTGATTCTGCGACCGGCCCTGGCGCGGGCGCCTCCGGGAACCTTCAGGGCGCGACCTATGTGAAACTGGGGGTCGAATTCAACGATCAAACAGAGCTGGCACTGACCGCGCTGTGCTTTACTCAGCGCTTCTACAACCGCTTCCGTGATCAACATTGGCATCCTACCGGTCTACTCCAGCTGGCCTGGAGAGAGCAGGAACAGGACCGTCAGCGGCGCTTCCTGAATAGAAACGCTTACCCGGCGGACGTCTTCTATCCGGTAGACCAACACCAGGCTGAGCAGCTGACCGGCGTTCCCACCCAAACCGGCGGACTCTGGTTTCCTCGCAGTGGCTGGCTAGAGCCGGCAAAGCTGTGTAAGGAACTCGCGGCGCACCCCCTGATCCGCCAGCAGTTCCAGACCGACGTGCTGCAGCTGCAACGACTAACCCACGCCTGGACCATAAAGCCCGCGACCGGGCCAGAGATAGTGGCCGATCGCGTGGTAATTTGCGCCGGCCATCTTACCCCGTCGCTGCTGCCGGTTTCGGGCCGGTTCCGTCTCAAGAAGATTCGTGGTCAGGTCACTCACCTGGAATCACATTCCCTGACAAGCCCTCGATCCGTGATCTGTGGCCCTCGCTACCTGAATCCCGCCCATGGCGGTGTGGCTGTCGTTGGCGCCACTTTTGACCTGCGCGATGACAATCCCGACCCCACCGTGGTCAGCCATGAACAGAACCTGAACGAACTGACTGACTTATTGCCGGGCATTCTAGATAACACAGAGGGGCTCGAAGAATCCGTTGAAGGGCGAGTCAGCTTCCGCTGCGCTACTCACGACTACCAGCCTGTGGCCGATGAACTGTGCGACTCCGAGGGCCAGTTGAGCCCGAACCTGTTCATGTTCACTGGGCTAGGCAGCAAGGGACTCACCTATGCCCCGTTGCTTGCGGAGTATCTGGCGGACAGGCTCTCAAACCAACCACAGTGCCTGCCAACACGCCTGATGCGTCGGCTGGCAAGCCGTCGCCTGCATCAGTCGGAGTAA
- a CDS encoding peptidylprolyl isomerase: MLNSVKLVRSVIPALILAMSAILPLSGAHAETASETASAPLPSVKVVTSKGPFVLQLRPDVAPKTVENFLEYARSGFYDNTVFHRVIPGFMIQGGGFNKDLTRKPTQDPIVNEAKPTLKNLRGSIAMARTSAPDSATSQFFINVVNNGFLDAGVRGAGYAVFGKVTEGMGVVDAIAGVDTKNARGMANVPVEPVIIESVSVLEPAN, from the coding sequence ATGCTAAATTCCGTAAAACTGGTTCGTAGTGTGATCCCTGCCCTGATTCTAGCTATGTCGGCCATACTGCCGCTTAGCGGAGCCCACGCCGAAACGGCTTCAGAGACAGCTTCAGCACCCCTGCCGAGCGTAAAAGTTGTCACCAGCAAAGGCCCATTTGTCCTCCAGTTGCGCCCGGATGTCGCTCCAAAGACTGTTGAAAATTTTCTTGAGTACGCCCGCAGCGGGTTCTACGACAACACCGTGTTCCACCGCGTAATACCCGGTTTCATGATTCAGGGTGGTGGCTTTAACAAGGACCTGACCCGGAAGCCCACCCAGGATCCGATCGTGAATGAAGCCAAGCCGACCCTGAAGAACCTTCGTGGCAGCATTGCCATGGCGCGCACCAGCGCTCCGGACAGCGCCACCTCTCAGTTCTTTATCAATGTGGTGAACAACGGTTTTCTGGATGCCGGCGTCAGGGGCGCGGGCTATGCCGTTTTCGGTAAAGTGACTGAAGGGATGGGCGTGGTTGACGCGATTGCGGGCGTGGATACAAAAAATGCCCGAGGAATGGCTAACGTACCGGTAGAGCCAGTGATCATTGAATCCGTCTCGGTGCTCGAGCCCGCTAACTGA
- a CDS encoding CBS domain-containing protein gives MSIFVSEPGRPIGTRLPEAFRARRVDNVTELTEGHAINASHSEATDAEFQQAANSGRHRALEEYGATAAGEPRAERAYLPVSMICSPALYSVPATSTISNAMALMEEHGVHHLVITAEDNIAGLVDLRWLLDWLHRNRANAFDQNLVHMELPAFLTASPETDAHQLARLMLAHQLNAALVVDSNGEASGIVTSTDYLRLYASASRHEGAV, from the coding sequence ATGTCCATCTTCGTCAGTGAGCCAGGCCGTCCTATAGGGACCCGCCTTCCGGAAGCCTTCCGGGCACGGCGTGTGGACAATGTAACGGAACTGACAGAAGGCCACGCGATCAATGCCAGCCACAGCGAGGCAACCGATGCGGAATTCCAGCAGGCTGCCAACTCGGGACGCCATCGGGCGCTGGAAGAGTATGGTGCTACTGCCGCAGGCGAACCCCGGGCGGAACGGGCTTACCTGCCGGTATCGATGATCTGCTCCCCCGCCCTGTACTCGGTGCCGGCCACGTCCACCATCTCGAATGCCATGGCACTCATGGAAGAACACGGCGTGCACCACCTGGTCATCACAGCGGAAGACAATATTGCAGGCCTGGTTGATCTCCGTTGGCTTCTCGATTGGTTGCACCGCAATCGCGCCAACGCCTTCGACCAGAACCTGGTCCATATGGAACTGCCTGCGTTTCTCACCGCGTCGCCGGAAACCGACGCCCATCAACTGGCCAGACTGATGCTTGCACACCAGTTAAATGCTGCCCTGGTGGTGGACTCGAACGGGGAAGCCTCAGGCATCGTGACCAGCACGGATTACCTGAGGCTTTATGCCAGCGCCAGCAGGCATGAGGGTGCGGTTTAG
- the ligA gene encoding NAD-dependent DNA ligase LigA → MSKATPEVIQRVEELRSLIEEHNYHYYVLDDPSIPDAEYDRLFRELQTLEAEYPELASDDSPSRRVGSSAETSFEEIVHRIPMLSLDNAFSEDELRDFDRRVRERLDAAEDIEYVCEPKLDGLAVSLHYEQGRLTKAATRGDGYAGEDITANIRTIPSVPLKLRGEGVPDLVEVRGEVYMPKAGFDKLNKRLADQGEKTFVNPRNAAAGSLRQKKSTITAKRPLEMCAYSVAVVDERDLPDNHWAGLQQVKSWGFRINPEMRKARGVEECLQAYTELMEKRDSLPYEIDGIVFKVDRLDLQQKLGFVSRAPRWAIAHKFPAQEELTVIEDVEFQVGRTGAVTPVARLKPVFVGGVTVSNATLHNMDEIRRLDAHIGDTVFIRRAGDVIPQVVKVVPEKRPENAREVVLPEHCPVCGSDVIQIEGEAVARCSGGLYCPAQRKEAIRHYASRKALDIEGLGDKWIDILVGHELVETVADLYRLKKRDLVGLERMGDKSASNLIAAIDRSRQPVLWKFLYALGIREVGEATAKSLASFFGTLEAIACADEETLQSVPDVGPIVAGHIRSFFEQPHNQETLAALKDAGVQWQEEVVEESEKPLQGETWVLTGTLSEMTRDEAKEKLESLGAKVSGSVSKKTACVVAGEAAGSKLAKAEQLEVPVLDEAGLLDLLKQHGLDA, encoded by the coding sequence ATGAGTAAAGCCACGCCCGAGGTTATCCAGCGGGTCGAAGAACTCCGGTCTTTGATTGAAGAGCACAACTACCACTATTACGTGCTGGACGATCCAAGCATTCCGGATGCCGAGTACGATCGGCTGTTCCGTGAATTGCAGACCCTGGAGGCGGAGTATCCCGAGCTGGCCTCGGACGATTCGCCGTCACGGCGGGTGGGGAGCAGTGCTGAAACCAGTTTCGAAGAGATTGTTCACCGCATTCCCATGTTGTCGCTGGACAATGCCTTCAGTGAGGACGAGTTGCGTGATTTTGATCGCCGCGTGCGCGAGCGCTTGGACGCCGCGGAAGACATCGAGTATGTCTGTGAGCCTAAGCTCGATGGCCTTGCGGTCAGCCTGCACTATGAGCAGGGCCGGTTGACAAAAGCGGCGACCCGGGGTGACGGCTATGCCGGCGAAGACATCACCGCGAACATCCGCACCATCCCGTCGGTACCTCTGAAACTCAGGGGCGAGGGCGTTCCCGACCTGGTTGAGGTCCGGGGTGAGGTGTACATGCCCAAGGCCGGGTTCGACAAGCTAAACAAGCGGCTGGCGGATCAGGGGGAGAAAACGTTCGTAAATCCCCGAAATGCGGCGGCGGGAAGTCTGCGTCAGAAAAAATCCACTATTACGGCGAAGCGACCGCTGGAGATGTGTGCCTACAGCGTGGCGGTCGTTGATGAGCGAGATCTACCGGACAATCACTGGGCTGGACTGCAGCAGGTGAAAAGCTGGGGCTTTCGCATCAACCCCGAGATGCGCAAGGCCCGTGGCGTCGAGGAGTGCCTCCAGGCCTACACCGAACTCATGGAAAAGCGCGATTCGCTGCCTTATGAAATTGATGGCATCGTATTCAAGGTCGATCGGCTGGATCTGCAACAAAAGCTCGGTTTTGTGTCCCGGGCACCGCGCTGGGCCATCGCGCATAAGTTCCCGGCGCAGGAAGAACTTACCGTTATCGAAGATGTTGAATTCCAGGTTGGCCGTACGGGTGCCGTTACCCCGGTGGCGCGCCTTAAGCCAGTCTTTGTCGGGGGTGTGACCGTAAGCAATGCCACCCTGCATAACATGGACGAGATTCGACGCCTCGATGCCCATATCGGCGATACCGTTTTCATACGGCGAGCCGGTGACGTCATTCCCCAGGTAGTTAAAGTGGTGCCGGAGAAGCGACCTGAAAACGCTCGCGAGGTCGTCCTGCCTGAGCATTGCCCGGTGTGTGGCTCCGATGTCATCCAGATTGAGGGCGAAGCGGTCGCCCGTTGCTCCGGCGGGCTTTATTGCCCGGCCCAGCGCAAGGAGGCCATCCGCCACTACGCCTCCCGCAAAGCGCTCGACATCGAGGGCCTGGGTGATAAGTGGATCGATATTCTGGTTGGTCACGAACTGGTGGAAACCGTTGCCGACCTCTACCGCTTGAAGAAGCGGGATCTCGTTGGTCTCGAGCGCATGGGTGACAAGTCAGCCAGCAATCTGATCGCGGCCATTGACCGGTCCCGTCAGCCGGTGCTGTGGAAATTCCTGTACGCCCTCGGCATCCGTGAGGTGGGTGAGGCCACGGCCAAATCACTGGCGTCGTTCTTCGGCACGCTTGAGGCGATAGCCTGCGCTGATGAAGAGACGTTGCAGTCGGTGCCTGATGTCGGACCCATCGTCGCAGGGCATATTCGCAGTTTCTTCGAGCAACCCCACAACCAGGAAACCCTGGCGGCTTTGAAGGATGCAGGCGTGCAATGGCAGGAAGAGGTCGTTGAAGAATCGGAGAAGCCGCTGCAGGGCGAGACCTGGGTGCTTACCGGAACCCTATCTGAGATGACCCGAGACGAAGCCAAGGAGAAGCTGGAAAGCCTTGGCGCCAAGGTGTCCGGCAGTGTCTCCAAGAAAACTGCGTGTGTGGTGGCTGGTGAGGCGGCTGGCTCCAAGCTCGCCAAGGCCGAGCAGCTTGAAGTGCCAGTGCTGGACGAGGCCGGGTTGCTGGATTTGTTGAAGCAACATGGACTGGACGCCTAG
- a CDS encoding pilus assembly protein PilB — MRIRQGFEEKSRLGRLLVGRGYLSEAQLEEGLRLQRKSGERLGEVFIQSGWISEKELHRVLKHQSRYRNAAALVAVVALPFQPLVGFAATNHVNNTNSTSSESGEMYEEAGFTPLEDDELAAVSGQGDSSLLERMARVGNMVGNATEQGDGSEADVMEGLKLTTNVFVPVLNFLDSDLSIKGVHYREGEPRYTLQEDGGLTLAFPERIEEIRMNNIRVSGSRGPSFGNVSIHDIRFSPSSQMTIYTR; from the coding sequence GTGAGAATCCGTCAGGGATTTGAAGAAAAGTCGCGATTAGGACGATTGCTCGTCGGTCGAGGCTACCTGTCTGAAGCGCAGCTTGAAGAAGGTCTGCGCTTGCAACGGAAATCAGGAGAGCGACTGGGTGAGGTGTTCATTCAGTCTGGCTGGATCAGTGAAAAAGAGTTGCATCGGGTACTGAAGCATCAGTCCCGCTACCGTAACGCCGCCGCGCTCGTCGCCGTTGTAGCTCTGCCTTTCCAACCACTGGTCGGTTTCGCGGCCACTAACCATGTCAACAACACGAACTCCACTTCGTCTGAGTCTGGCGAGATGTACGAGGAGGCGGGCTTCACGCCCCTGGAGGACGACGAGTTAGCCGCCGTGTCGGGGCAGGGCGATTCCTCGCTGCTGGAACGTATGGCACGGGTGGGCAACATGGTGGGTAACGCAACGGAACAGGGTGACGGATCGGAAGCAGATGTCATGGAAGGGCTGAAGCTTACGACCAACGTGTTCGTACCTGTCCTGAACTTCCTGGATTCGGACCTCAGTATCAAAGGGGTTCACTATCGGGAGGGAGAACCCCGATATACGTTGCAAGAGGATGGTGGCCTGACTCTGGCGTTTCCGGAGCGCATTGAGGAAATCAGGATGAACAACATCCGGGTGAGCGGCAGTCGGGGGCCTTCGTTTGGAAACGTCAGCATCCATGATATCCGCTTCAGCCCCTCGTCACAGATGACTATCTATACCCGCTAA
- a CDS encoding chemotaxis protein CheV → MAGVLDSVNQRTQLVGKNRLELLMFRLRGRQMYGINVFKVKEVLQCPKLSSIPNSRSVVRGVAHTRGETIPIIDLSMSIGLPGIPQEELANSFVIITEYNRKTQGFLVTGVDRIMNMNWEDILPPPKGAGKDVYLTAVTKIDDKLVEIIDVEKILSEVSPLKEDVTEAVLSKSAGREPANLPVLVVDDSSVARRQIERCLTAIGMDVVTKNDGKQAYEYLKEITSDGSKARDHLALIISDVEMPEMDGYTLVTKCKSDPAISEMFIMLHTSLSGVFNRAMVQKVGADDFMAKFSPDELAERVMEIIDQG, encoded by the coding sequence ATGGCAGGGGTATTGGATAGCGTAAACCAGCGGACCCAGCTGGTAGGGAAAAACCGCCTTGAGCTGCTGATGTTCCGCCTGCGCGGACGGCAGATGTACGGTATCAACGTGTTCAAGGTAAAAGAGGTTCTTCAATGTCCGAAGCTGTCCTCCATCCCGAACAGCCGTTCTGTGGTTCGAGGAGTCGCCCACACTCGCGGTGAGACCATTCCCATTATTGACCTCAGCATGTCCATTGGCTTGCCGGGGATTCCCCAGGAAGAACTGGCGAACAGTTTTGTGATTATCACCGAGTACAACCGGAAAACCCAGGGCTTCCTGGTTACCGGCGTGGATCGGATCATGAATATGAACTGGGAAGATATCCTTCCGCCACCGAAAGGTGCGGGCAAGGATGTTTACCTCACCGCCGTTACCAAGATTGATGATAAGCTGGTTGAAATCATTGACGTAGAGAAGATTCTTTCAGAAGTTTCTCCGCTCAAGGAAGATGTTACCGAAGCGGTCTTGAGCAAGAGCGCTGGGCGGGAGCCTGCCAATCTGCCGGTCCTGGTGGTTGATGACTCCTCGGTGGCTCGCCGCCAGATCGAGCGCTGCCTGACGGCGATTGGTATGGACGTGGTCACCAAAAACGACGGCAAACAAGCCTATGAGTACCTGAAAGAGATCACCAGTGATGGTTCCAAGGCCCGTGATCACCTGGCCCTCATTATCTCTGACGTCGAGATGCCGGAAATGGATGGCTACACACTGGTGACCAAGTGTAAAAGTGACCCGGCTATCAGCGAGATGTTTATTATGCTACATACTTCATTGAGCGGAGTCTTTAACCGGGCCATGGTGCAAAAAGTTGGGGCAGACGACTTCATGGCCAAGTTCAGTCCTGACGAACTGGCCGAGCGAGTGATGGAGATCATCGACCAAGGGTGA